One genomic segment of Cottoperca gobio chromosome 21, fCotGob3.1, whole genome shotgun sequence includes these proteins:
- the LOC115026786 gene encoding sterile alpha motif domain-containing protein 9-like, translated as MADQGEIKEEDLPPDIKEWSKDQVKEWALKLDDVDDTVAEKLFQQDINGPSLLLLDTEDLKKIGVTFGPAKLVIHARDEVGTSKKQGPTSSTNQPGRPCKPYPFCRQHETHRYIESNILDVPESGASDLIEPCHEYKGFVNTTYETKMIKFTSEVIRFAGACMNSRTNGTIHFGVGDKPNFEHGQVLGVVVQDKEAYLNGLKSAIDDNFEHKHKQTAQNCIKPPRFVEVLNKNMTSSDKWVIEVDIVPDYTMCGESIFHTFNMDTKKAKKKVKRQETHEIVTKQFFVRDGGSSRNLLTPISSTKVMEEFKQFVDGMAQQSQRRKQAEEEHLIVIKSSTQGSRLSEMITGGTLSLDKSHYDHYVIVTNKSHPIQFESLGFLVELNPTAVLDFDPESSKHGLQCHFDQQSTVSVHLPAQYKITEGVEDIANKLKLTRNTSWVFCNGGIENETPSDIDEWLMDKGASIRDVISFLCRKDVLPNKRFIVIFLLLSIVSEKMDPLVETFSTFWQELRGTGQILCICDNEKAFTSWKDLIDARCRINISRRCIYELSFAEVNGTILSLLSKNRRSSRFLPCHGKSKVVLEKKVERSLNTLEVLCVNQCVGGNEDEIVLEENFYKGGKVSWWNFYFSDQPGSTPFIKRDKFDYIVNTVIPDLCSLRNACVVFNLMHVPGCGGTTLAMHTLWALRDKFRCAVLMDSNAEFAEVADQVVKLLMYDHQEKLPRVPVLLMIDDFDDKEKVLDLQQHIEKECAKKNFQSKSAQVILLNCMRSESSEQSEQTEEMVFIGNNLSETEQILFAEKLVEIEKTHKNADTFYGFMIMKKNFKPEYVQGVARNTLKSFNINQKHAQLLAVLVLLKVYCNNSSLSVSLCEEFLDLQPKPVCGNIKVEEGFENLSNLIATCLVEGKVVYKAVTMIHSSIAKHCLKELTTTHNVSKANITDLLLNTDMLYESTQGKDKLLQDVHYILVKRHHSMEESQFSPLIQDIASETPGVEEMVLKNASKRFQKDAVVAQLLARYYYLKKKDFLEAQDWARRARDLSKESSYFADTSAQVIKHGLKNAITNYKEETISPDKLDTFLTMADSAIYAFRDTQRLAKKESFQRLQNKKDNCPFNTAGCLGEIQVGVLVIEVLAKTPIFSSDNVRHDIMSGVLSGQVKLQDVERNDKRHTKHTHFYRTLRRFEEVLYNLRYRMKVNFDFLDNFYVNLGSRFGVKDSREQVAQKELFRCFKVYADLFCKTDSAALLKGKTMQNMLKLHEARQYLEKQKADSYSGILKFLSNDILLETKKKIVKQYAFVCAPAHRPTVKERINFIYVNVVMSCIKLASQDILSYQQIIDLLHQVLCEQIPISENLSLHFIAVVLLWPQQNSQENILPRTLRMYISQMKISYHTEMKEVYNGKSPVVHFFLGKKQGYERLVHLGEITSCITAGQGDFAFMCKNGKIWKEKKVEECLCRATGKVMDNLILADTCIPDQKSFEVIPMFKSNLCGYAEGSKVSFFIGFSMKGPVALDINQL; from the exons ATGGCAGATCAAGGTGAAATAAAG GAGGAGGATCTGCCACCTGACATCAAGGAGTGGAGTAAAGATCAAGTGAAAGAATGGGCTCTGAAGTTGGATGATGTGGATGACACAGTTGCAGAAAAACTGTTTCAGCAGGACATTAATGGACCGAGTCTTTTGCTTTTAGATACAGAAGACTTAAAAAAAATCGGTGTGACTTTTGGACCAGCAAAACTTGTCATTCATGCCAGAGATGAGGTAGGGACATCAAAGAAACAGGGGCCAACAAGCTCTACAAATCAGCCTGGAAGACCATGCAAGCCTTATCCATTTTGTAGGCAGCAtgagacacatagatacatagagagCAACATTCTTGATGTTCCAGAATCAGGTGCCTCAGACTTAATTGAACCCTGCCACGAGTATAAAGGTTTCGTCAATACAACATATGAAACTAAAATGATCAAGTTCACTTCTGAGGTTATTCGCTTTGCAGGTGCCTGCATGAATAGCCGCACCAATGGCACCATACATTTTGGAGTAGGAGATAAGCCAAACTTCGAACATGGTCAAGTGTTGGGAGTGGTTGTTCAGGACAAAGAGGCTTATTTAAACGGCCTAAAATCTGCCATTGATGATAATTttgaacataaacacaaacagactgcTCAAAATTGCATCAAACCTCCTCGATTCGTTGAGGTTCTCAATAAGAATATGACATCATCTGACAAATGGGTGATAGAGGTGGACATAGTTCCTGACTATACGATGTGTGGAGAAAGCATCTTCCACACTTTCAACATGGACACAAAAAAAGCCAAGAAAAAAGTAAAACGTCAAGAAACACATGAAATTGTAACAAAACAATTCTTTGTCAGAGATGGCGGTAGCAGCAGGAATCTCCTCACACCAATCTCATCCACCAAAGTGATGGAAGAGTTCAAACAATTTGTTGACGGTATGGCACAGCAATCACAGCGCCGAAAACAAGCTGAAGAGGAGCACCTCATTGTGATCAAAAGCAGTACTCAAGGCTCCAGATTAAGTGAGATGATAACCGGTGGAACTCTTTCTTTAGATAAGTCACACTATGACCATTATGTGATAGTAACTAACAAATCACATCCAATCCAGTTTGAATCACTAGGATTTCTTGTAGAACTCAATCCAACAGCTGTTTTGGACTTCGATCCAGAATCATCTAAACATGGATTACAGTGTCACTTCGATCAGCAGAGTACAGTAAGTGTCCATTTACCAGCACAGTATAAAATCACAGAAGGAGTTGAGGACATTGCAAACAAGTTgaaattaactcgaaacaccagCTGGGTATTCTGCAATGGAGGTATTGAGAATGAGACACCCTCAGACATAGATGAGTGGTTGATGGACAAGGGAGCTTCCATTCGAGATGTGATTTCTTTCTTGTGTCGGAAAGATGTGCTTCCAAACAAGAGATTCATTGTCATTTTCTTACTTTTGTCGATAGTAAGTGAGAAGATGGACCCTCTTGTTGAGACTTTCAGTACATTCTGGCAGGAGCTCAGGGGCACAGGGCAAATCCTTTGTATATGCGACAATGAAAAAGCATTTACGTCCTGGAAGGACCTAATTGATGCTCGGTGCAGAATCAACATCTCTCGTAGATGCATATATGAACTCAGCTTTGCTGAAGTCAATGGCACTATCCTCAGTCTTTTGTCAAAAAACCGTAGATCCAGCCGTTTCCTACCCTGTCATGGGAAAAGCAAAGTGGTTCTTGAAAAGAAAGTGGAGCGTAGTCTGAATACCTTAGAGGTCTTGTGCGTAAACCAATGTGTTGGAGGAAACGAGGATGAAATTGTCTTAGAGGAAAACTTCTACAAAGGTGGAAAAGTTTCATGGTGGAATTTCTATTTCTCAGACCAGCCTGGATCCACACCTTTTATCAAACGAGACAAGTTTGACTACATCGTGAACACAGTCATACCGGATTTGTGCTCCCTGAGAAATGCCTGCGTGGTGTTCAACCTCATGCATGTGCCTGGATGTGGTGGGACAACTTTGGCTATGCATACTTTATGGGCTCTCCGGGACAAATTCCGTTGCGCTGTCCTCATGGACAGCAATGCTGAGTTTGCTGAAGTCGCTGATCAAGTGGTCAAACTTTTAATGTATGACCATCAGGAGAAATTACCACGGGTCCCTGTTCTGCTGATGATAGATGACTTTGATGATAAGGAAAAAGTATTAGACTTGCAGCAGCACATAGAAAAAGAATGTGCCAAGAAAAACTTTCAGTCTAAGTCGGCACAGGTAATTCTTCTGAACTGTATGAGGTCAGAGTCCTCTGAACAGAGTGAACAAACCGAGGAGATGGTGTTCATTGGAAATAATCTCTCTGAGACGGAGCAGATACTGTTTGCGGAAAAACTTGTCGAaatagagaaaacacacaagaatGCAGACACGTTCTATGGGTTCATGATCATGAAGAAGAACTTTAAGCCAGAGTATGTTCAAGGTGTGGCACGCAACACCCTGAAGAGCTTCAACATAAATCAGAAACATGCACAACTCCTGGCTGTTTTAGTTCTGTTGAAGGTATACTGCAAcaattcctctctctctgtctccctttgtGAGGAATTTCTTGATCTTCAACCAAAACCAGTTTGTGGAAACATCAAAGTTGAAGAAGGATTTGAAAACCTTTCCAATTTAATTGCCACCTGCTTAGTTGAGGGTAAGGTAGTATATAAAGCAGTGACAATGATCCATTCAAGTATTGCAAAGCACTGTTTGAAGGAactcacaacaacacacaatgtGAGCAAAGCTAACATTACCGACCTTCTGCTGAACACAGACATGCTCTATGAGAGCACACAAGGCAAAGACAAACTCCTGCAAGATGTTCACTACATTTTGGTGAAGAGACATCATTCAATGGAGGAATCTCAGTTCTCTCCACTTATTCAAGATATTGCAAGTGAAACCCCAGGAGTGGAAGAGATGGTGTTAAAAAATGCGTCAAAAAGATTTCAGAAAGATGCAGTTGTCGCCCAGTTACTAGCCAGGTACTATTACCTAAAAAAGAAGGATTTCTTAGAGGCACAAGATTGGGCACGTAGAGCAAGAGACCTTTCCAAGGAGAGCTCATATTTTGCAGACACATCAGCACAAGTTATCAAGCATGGGCTGAAGAATGCCATTACAAACTACAAGGAAGAAACGATTAGTCCTGACAAATTGGACACATTTCTCACAATGGCTGATTCAGCAATATATGCATTCAGGGATACACAGAGGCTTGCAAAGAAGGAGTCATTTCAACGATTACAAAACAAGAAAGACAACTGCCCTTTCAATACAGCAGGGTGCCTGGGAGAAATTCAGGTTGGTGTACTTGTCATTGAAGTGCTGGCAAAGACCCCCATATTTTCTTCTGACAATGTCCGACATGACATAATGAGTGGGGTTCTCTCTGGACAGGTGAAACTTCAGGATGTAGAGAGAAATGATAAACggcacaccaaacacacacacttctacagAACTCTCAGACGGTTTGAGGAAGTACTTTACAACCTCAGATATAGGATGAAGGTGAACTTTGACTTCCTTGACAATTTCTATGTGAACTTGGGCTCCAGATTTGGAGTGAAAGACAGTCGAGAGCAAGTCGCCCAAAAGGAGCTTTTCAGATGTTTCAAAGTGTATGCAGATCTTTTCTGCAAGACAGATTCTGCAGCTCTTTTGAAGGgtaaaacaatgcaaaacatGCTCAAACTACACGAGGCAAGACAATACCTGGAGAAGCAAAAAGCTGACAGCTACTCTGGGATTCTGAAGTTTCTCTCAAATGACATCTTActtgaaacaaaaaagaagattgTCAAACAGTATGCCTTTGTCTGTGCGCCTGCACATAGGCCAACTGTGAAGGAAAGAATCAACTTCATCTATGTCAATGTTGTGATGAGTTGTATCAAACTGGCATCACAAGACATTCTGTCATACCAGCAAATAATTGATCTCCTTCACCAAGTTCTGTGTGAGCAAATACCAATAAGTGAGAATTTGTCACTGCACTTCATTGCAGTTGTGCTGTTGTGGCCACAGCAGAACTCTCAGGAGAATATTCTACCAAGAACACTGAGGATGTACATCTCACAGATGAAGATCTCCTATCACACAGAGATGAAGGAAGTGTACAATGGAAAGAGCCCCGTTGTCCATTTCTTCCTGGGAAAGAAGCAGGGCTATGAAAGACTGGTACACTTGGGGGAAATCACAAGCTGTATCACGGCTGGGCAGGGAGACTTTGCTTTCATgtgcaaaaatggcaaaatatggaaagagaagaaggtggaggagtgcctTTGCAGGGCCACTGGCAAGGTAATGGACAACTTGATACTGGCAGATACTTGTATCCCAGATCAGAAGTCGTTTGAAGTCATTCCAATGTTTAAAAGTAATCTCTGTGGTTATGCCGAGGGGTCAAAAGTTTCATTCTTTATCGGTTTCTCCATGAAAGGCCCTGTTGCACTCGACATTAACCAACTTTGA